In Primulina eburnea isolate SZY01 chromosome 3, ASM2296580v1, whole genome shotgun sequence, one DNA window encodes the following:
- the LOC140827608 gene encoding rho GTPase-activating protein REN1 isoform X5, which yields MTNVNADSSQGEGGINEPSPPPAPPSPAFHGGSKVYKSGPLFLSSKGIGWTSWKKRWFILTQTSLVFFRTDPNVVPQKGSEVNLTLGGIDLNSSGSVVVKEDKKLLTVLFPDGRDGRAFTLKAETLEDLHEWKAALEEALKNAPSAALVIGQNGKLKNDQPNAADVSSEQSKDRHVKSLIIGRPILLALEDIDGTPSFLEKALRFVEENGLKTEGILRQAADVDDVEHRIREFEKGKCEFSLDEDPHVIADCVKCVIRELPSSPVPASCCKALLEACRTERGMRVNAVRLAICETFPEPNRRLLQRILMMMQKVASNKAVNRMSTSAVAACMAPLLLRPLLAGDCDLENDFDVGGDGSVQLLQAAAAANHAQTIVITLLEEYDNIFGECSVTPEPYTDSEESGSESEEITDDDEDSFDDDGDDATEDSRADADEDFDNEFSASSSETSENEYHKKMQISGSHSSGSESHQVDDVLKASQNYSSSSSQSEMLQHGCIEKIDEVQNHCDDDAKIQLNDSNEILGAYPSESSRLQHSSKPSHEPVRNVRRSAVWGRTPGKKNLSMESIDIPFEDEAEILKLESMKSDLQNKISKEEKANLHLQDALEKRKRDLHERRLALEKDVVRLQEQLKKELELRTVLEAGLRISRQPHSVPSIADEKIKAELDEIVLTEADILSLKQRAADLELHLIQQHEQNSRIGYDVGNQLNQSPNDQSKLKKKQLDVGALIISGAPDNSSRSKVGNFTKTDGYKDRKLDSPSSTRKSLPLIPQADSFRNPKATGALNLSPNTELGKNTPSTTGSRKSNTRGEGTNSTTSALSKLTNRLNFLKERRSQIATELRNLDKGENSSQPIQNLGQSGGSEHCHCNQDSKEQSLEKIQDLENFESSHKSGDQNDRGTRLEVFPNLDRGKSESFPVDDKVRTRIPPRTYSR from the exons ATGACAAACGTAAATGCCGATTCATCTCAG GGGGAAGGTGGCATTAACGAGCCATCTCCGCCACCAGCACCACCGAGCCCCGCTTTTCATGGTGGCAGTAAG GTCTATAAGAGCGGCCCACTATTTTTATCCTCAAAAG GTATTGGATGGACATCATGGAAGAAAAGGTGGTTTATTTTAACTCAAACTTCCTTGGTCTTCTTCAGAACTGATCCA AATGTGGTCCCTCAGAAAGGGAGTGAAGTCAATTTAACCCTTGGAGGAATTGACCTAAATAGTTCAGGCAG TGTTGTTGTCAAAGAAGATAAAAAATTGCTCACCGTACTCTTTCCTGATGGGCGCGATGGACGAGCGTTCACACTCAAG GCAGAGACACTGGAAGATCTGCACGAGTGGAAGGCTGCTCTCGAGGAAGCTTTAAAAAATGCACCTAGTGCTGCTCTTGTTATCGGGCAAAATGGTAAACTCAAGAACGATCAGCCTAATGCAGCTGATGTTTCTTCAGAACAAT CTAAAGATAGACACGTTAAATCCTTGATCATCGGTCGACCAATTTTACTTGCTCTAGAAGATATAGATGGCACTCCATCCTTTTTGGAAAAAGCTCTTAGATTTGTCGAGGAAAATG GCCTTAAAACAGAAGGAATCTTGAGGCAAGCTGCTGATGTTGATGATGTGGAGCATCGAATAAGAGAGTTTGAAAAAG GGAAATGTGAGTTTTCTCTGGACGAGGATCCACATGTTATTGCTGACTGTGTTAAG TGCGTTATTCGAGAGTTACCTTCATCGCCAGTTCCTGCATCTTGCTGCAAGGCCCTCCTTGAAGCATGCC GAACGGAGCGTGGGATGAGAGTAAATGCTGTGCGTTTAGCAATATGTGAAACATTTCCGGAGCCCAATCGTCGCTTGTTACAAAG AATTCTTATGATGATGCAAAAGGTGGCTTCTAACAAGGCTGTGAACAGAATGAGCACATCAGCTGTAGCAGCTTGCATGGCTCCCTTGCTTCTTCGCCCCCTTCTTGCTGGTGATTGTGATCTAGAAAATGATTTTGATGTGGGTGGTGATGGTTCTGTCCAACTTTTGCAAGCAGCTGCTGCGGCGAATCATGCACAGACCATTGTTATTACATTACTCGAGGAATACGATAATATATTTGGG GAATGTTCTGTAACCCCTGAACCCTATACTGATTCGGAAGAGAGTGGTAGTGAGAGTGAGGAAATTACAGATGATGATGAAGATAGCTTTGACGATGATGGGGATGATGCTACTGAAGACTCCCGTGCAGATGCAGACGAAGATTTTGATAATGAATTCAGTGCAAGTAGTAGTGAAACCTCTGAAAATGAATATCACAAAAAG ATGCAGATCTCTGGAAGTCACAGCTCAGGGTCCGAGTCTCATCAAGTAGATGATGTTCTTAAAGCCAGTCAAAATTACTCATCAAGTTCTTCTCAGAGTGAAATGCTTCAACATGGTTGCATAGAGAAAATTGATGAAGTTCAGAACCATTGTGATGATGATGCCAAAATTCAACTGAATGACTCCAATGAAATATTAGGAGCCTATCCTAGTGAATCATCAAGGTTGCAACACTCTTCTAAACCATCACATGAACCAGTTCGCAACGTACGACGATCTGCTGTTTGGGGGCGCACGCCT GGAAAGAAGAACCTTTCCATGGAGTCTATTGACATTCCTTTTGAAGATGA GGCTGAAATACTAAAGCTCGAGTCCATGAAATCTGATTTGCAGAACAAGATCTCTAAGGAG GAAAAGGCAAACTTGCATTTGCAGGATGCCCTGGAGAAGCGGAAGCGTGATTTACATGAACGTCGTCTAGCTCTTGAGAAAGAT GTGGTAAGGCTACAAGAGCAGTTAAAGAAGGAGTTAGAGCTGAGGACAGTACTTGAAGCTGGACTCCGAATATCTCGACAACCTCATTCTGTTCCATCCATTGCTGATGAGAAG ATTAAGGCAGAGCTGGATGAAATTGTTCTAACAGAGGCAGATATTTTAAGTTTAAAGCAGCGGGCTGCTGATCTTGAACTTCATCTTATTCAACAGCATGAACAAAACTCTAGGATTGGGTATGATGTAGGGAATCAGCTCAATCAAAGTCCAAATGATCAGTCAAAGTT GAAAAAGAAACAGTTGGATGTTGGGGCGTTAATTATCTCCGGTGCTCCAGATAATTCTTCAAGAAGTAAGGTAGGCAACTTCACA AAGACAGACGGTTACAAAGACAGGAAATTAGATTCTCCATCTTCCACAAGAAAATCATTGCCTCTGATTCCACAAGCAGACTCCTTTCGAAATCCAAAAGCCACTGGAGCTTTGAATTTGTCACCTAACACAGAGTTAGGCAAAAATACGCCCAGCACAACCGGTTCTAGAAAGTCTAATACGAGGGGAGAG GGCACTAATTCCACCACTTCTGCTCTGTCAAAGCTGACAAACCGACTTAATTTCTTAAAGGAACGACGTTCACAAATTGCGACTGAGCTCCGAAATTTGGACAAAGGTGAAAATTCATCTCAGCCCATCCAAAACCTTGGACAAAGTGGAGGATCAGAGCATTGCCACTGTAATCAAGACTCCAAAGAACAATCCTTGGAAAAAATCCAAGACCTGGAGAACTTTGAATCGTCCCACAAGTCCGGTGACCAAAATGATAGGGGAACAAGATTGGAAGTGTTCCCAAATCTAGACCGGGGAAAATCAGAAAGCTTCCCAGTAGATGATAAAGTTCGAACAAGAATTCCTCCAAGAACCTACTCTAGATGA